The following are encoded in a window of Arachis duranensis cultivar V14167 unplaced genomic scaffold, aradu.V14167.gnm2.J7QH unplaced_Scaffold_165934, whole genome shotgun sequence genomic DNA:
- the LOC107475909 gene encoding uncharacterized protein LOC107475909 isoform X1 — translation MVGIKRDSVQMRKAAKKIGQGKKGKERFHEIDDEEDRVVPPLKLVRFRCPTLIHSSFVRKLEKLENKKACVREEGLSAFIKIFLEGFEDSILENYFITYLEQMLNCLKKGLTKEKQLASQALGLMAISVCETENADEVYRYTISQVTKLLRVPDKLLEPCGFIALVECLAIVTSFCASNSVEIQEAMQVIWEYICPKSKVGALKNQVSATTLSTLIYAWMFLLTRVYRLEIISGRWQGVISRFLTLLKEDATCVAAGEALALIFERDKVDRFFVKTEELLSESYDGLRKYIKNMILKQLESTSMEAKTAPPLKQMFNNAARTDWDVLMYFKEDKRPKYCEIFDGQKLILTSWTSITQFNFLKNFVGEEEFSYYLMENEVIQELFAFVPYYEEEETPCLYEPIEEKIEAKVYLPGTRGKDPELLTRSQIKKEREQTKSIIDKSRTKLMNKRRTFAEERKGKGYFEEVESAASLFGLLF, via the exons ATGGTGGGGATCAAGAGAGATAGTGTGCAGATGAGGAAAGCTGCGAAAAAAATTGGACAGGGAAAGAAAg GCAAAGAAAGATTCCATGAAATCGATGATGAGGAAGATCGTGTGGTACCACCGCTTAAGCTTGTTAGATTTCGTTGTCCAACATTAATTCACTCAAGTTTCGTgcgaaaattagaaaaattagaaaataaaaa AGCTTGTGTTAGAGAGGAAGGATTATCGGCTTTTATTAAGATCTTTCTCGAAGGATTTGAAGACAGTATTTTGGAAAACTA CTTCATCACTTACTTGGAGCAAATGTTAAATTGCCTTAAAAAAGGTTTGACTAAAGAGAAACAATTGGCTTCTCAAGCTCTTG GGTTAATGGCAATATCAGTTTGTGAGACTGAGAATGCAGACGAAGTATACAGATACACAATTTCTCAAGTTACTAAACTGCTTCGAGTTCCTGACAAG CTTTTGGAACCATGTGGCTTTATTGCTCTTGTAGAGTGTTTGGCCATAGTCACATCTTTCTGTGCAAGCAATTCAGTGGAAATTCAAGAAGCCATGCAAGTGATTTGGGAATATATTTGTCCTAAATCCAAGGTTGGT gcACTTAAAAACCAAGTCTCTGCTACTACTCTATCAACATTAATTTATGCTTGGATGTTTTTACTTACAAGAGTATATAGGTTGGAAATCATCTCCGGTCGCTGGCAAGG GGTAATTTCTCGGTTCTTGACATTACTCAAAGAAGATGCAACTTGCGTTGCTGCTGGTGAAGCATTAGCTTTGATATTTGAGCGTGATAAAGTTGACAGATTTTTTGTTAAAACTGAAGAATTATTATCAGAGTCTTATGATGGATTaagaaaatacattaaaaacatgattttgaAGCAACTAGAGAGTACTTCAATGGAAGCTAAAACTGCACCTCCTCTGAAACAAATGTTCAACAATGCTGCTAGAACCGACTGGGACGTCTTAATGTACTTTAAGGAAGATAAACGTCCAAAATATTGTGAAATATTTGATGGACAAAAATTAATTCTAACATCATGGACTTCAATTACACAG TTCAATTTCCTCAAGAATTTTGtgggagaagaagaattttCATATTATTTGATG GAAAACGAAgtcattcaagaattatttgCATTTGTACCCTATTATGAAGAGGAAGAAACTCCATGTCTATATGAACCTATCGAAGAAAAG ATTGAAGCAAAGGTATATCTCCCTGGTACTCGAGGGAAAGATCCTGAACTATTAACAAGAAGTCAAATAAAGAAAGAGCGAGAACAG ACAAAGTCAATTATTGATAAATCAAGGACCAAACTTATGAATAAAAGGCGAACATTTGCAGAg GAGAGAAAAGGCAAGGGATATTTCGAAGAGGTTGAGAGTGCAGCAAGTCTGTTTGGACtacttttttag
- the LOC107475909 gene encoding uncharacterized protein LOC107475909 isoform X3 codes for MVGIKRDSVQMRKAAKKIGQGKKGKERFHEIDDEEDRVVPPLKLVRFRCPTLIHSSFVRKLEKLENKNFITYLEQMLNCLKKGLTKEKQLASQALGLMAISVCETENADEVYRYTISQVTKLLRVPDKLLEPCGFIALVECLAIVTSFCASNSVEIQEAMQVIWEYICPKSKVGALKNQVSATTLSTLIYAWMFLLTRVYRLEIISGRWQGVISRFLTLLKEDATCVAAGEALALIFERDKVDRFFVKTEELLSESYDGLRKYIKNMILKQLESTSMEAKTAPPLKQMFNNAARTDWDVLMYFKEDKRPKYCEIFDGQKLILTSWTSITQFNFLKNFVGEEEFSYYLMENEVIQELFAFVPYYEEEETPCLYEPIEEKIEAKVYLPGTRGKDPELLTRSQIKKEREQTKSIIDKSRTKLMNKRRTFAEERKGKGYFEEVESAASLFGLLF; via the exons ATGGTGGGGATCAAGAGAGATAGTGTGCAGATGAGGAAAGCTGCGAAAAAAATTGGACAGGGAAAGAAAg GCAAAGAAAGATTCCATGAAATCGATGATGAGGAAGATCGTGTGGTACCACCGCTTAAGCTTGTTAGATTTCGTTGTCCAACATTAATTCACTCAAGTTTCGTgcgaaaattagaaaaattagaaaataaaaa CTTCATCACTTACTTGGAGCAAATGTTAAATTGCCTTAAAAAAGGTTTGACTAAAGAGAAACAATTGGCTTCTCAAGCTCTTG GGTTAATGGCAATATCAGTTTGTGAGACTGAGAATGCAGACGAAGTATACAGATACACAATTTCTCAAGTTACTAAACTGCTTCGAGTTCCTGACAAG CTTTTGGAACCATGTGGCTTTATTGCTCTTGTAGAGTGTTTGGCCATAGTCACATCTTTCTGTGCAAGCAATTCAGTGGAAATTCAAGAAGCCATGCAAGTGATTTGGGAATATATTTGTCCTAAATCCAAGGTTGGT gcACTTAAAAACCAAGTCTCTGCTACTACTCTATCAACATTAATTTATGCTTGGATGTTTTTACTTACAAGAGTATATAGGTTGGAAATCATCTCCGGTCGCTGGCAAGG GGTAATTTCTCGGTTCTTGACATTACTCAAAGAAGATGCAACTTGCGTTGCTGCTGGTGAAGCATTAGCTTTGATATTTGAGCGTGATAAAGTTGACAGATTTTTTGTTAAAACTGAAGAATTATTATCAGAGTCTTATGATGGATTaagaaaatacattaaaaacatgattttgaAGCAACTAGAGAGTACTTCAATGGAAGCTAAAACTGCACCTCCTCTGAAACAAATGTTCAACAATGCTGCTAGAACCGACTGGGACGTCTTAATGTACTTTAAGGAAGATAAACGTCCAAAATATTGTGAAATATTTGATGGACAAAAATTAATTCTAACATCATGGACTTCAATTACACAG TTCAATTTCCTCAAGAATTTTGtgggagaagaagaattttCATATTATTTGATG GAAAACGAAgtcattcaagaattatttgCATTTGTACCCTATTATGAAGAGGAAGAAACTCCATGTCTATATGAACCTATCGAAGAAAAG ATTGAAGCAAAGGTATATCTCCCTGGTACTCGAGGGAAAGATCCTGAACTATTAACAAGAAGTCAAATAAAGAAAGAGCGAGAACAG ACAAAGTCAATTATTGATAAATCAAGGACCAAACTTATGAATAAAAGGCGAACATTTGCAGAg GAGAGAAAAGGCAAGGGATATTTCGAAGAGGTTGAGAGTGCAGCAAGTCTGTTTGGACtacttttttag
- the LOC107475909 gene encoding uncharacterized protein LOC107475909 isoform X2 produces the protein MVGIKRDSVQMRKAAKKIGQGKKGKERFHEIDDEEDRVVPPLKLVRFRCPTLIHSSFVRKLEKLENKKACVREEGLSAFIKIFLEGFEDSILENYFITYLEQMLNCLKKGLTKEKQLASQALGLMAISVCETENADEVYRYTISQVTKLLRVPDKLLEPCGFIALVECLAIVTSFCASNSVEIQEAMQVIWEYICPKSKALKNQVSATTLSTLIYAWMFLLTRVYRLEIISGRWQGVISRFLTLLKEDATCVAAGEALALIFERDKVDRFFVKTEELLSESYDGLRKYIKNMILKQLESTSMEAKTAPPLKQMFNNAARTDWDVLMYFKEDKRPKYCEIFDGQKLILTSWTSITQFNFLKNFVGEEEFSYYLMENEVIQELFAFVPYYEEEETPCLYEPIEEKIEAKVYLPGTRGKDPELLTRSQIKKEREQTKSIIDKSRTKLMNKRRTFAEERKGKGYFEEVESAASLFGLLF, from the exons ATGGTGGGGATCAAGAGAGATAGTGTGCAGATGAGGAAAGCTGCGAAAAAAATTGGACAGGGAAAGAAAg GCAAAGAAAGATTCCATGAAATCGATGATGAGGAAGATCGTGTGGTACCACCGCTTAAGCTTGTTAGATTTCGTTGTCCAACATTAATTCACTCAAGTTTCGTgcgaaaattagaaaaattagaaaataaaaa AGCTTGTGTTAGAGAGGAAGGATTATCGGCTTTTATTAAGATCTTTCTCGAAGGATTTGAAGACAGTATTTTGGAAAACTA CTTCATCACTTACTTGGAGCAAATGTTAAATTGCCTTAAAAAAGGTTTGACTAAAGAGAAACAATTGGCTTCTCAAGCTCTTG GGTTAATGGCAATATCAGTTTGTGAGACTGAGAATGCAGACGAAGTATACAGATACACAATTTCTCAAGTTACTAAACTGCTTCGAGTTCCTGACAAG CTTTTGGAACCATGTGGCTTTATTGCTCTTGTAGAGTGTTTGGCCATAGTCACATCTTTCTGTGCAAGCAATTCAGTGGAAATTCAAGAAGCCATGCAAGTGATTTGGGAATATATTTGTCCTAAATCCAAG gcACTTAAAAACCAAGTCTCTGCTACTACTCTATCAACATTAATTTATGCTTGGATGTTTTTACTTACAAGAGTATATAGGTTGGAAATCATCTCCGGTCGCTGGCAAGG GGTAATTTCTCGGTTCTTGACATTACTCAAAGAAGATGCAACTTGCGTTGCTGCTGGTGAAGCATTAGCTTTGATATTTGAGCGTGATAAAGTTGACAGATTTTTTGTTAAAACTGAAGAATTATTATCAGAGTCTTATGATGGATTaagaaaatacattaaaaacatgattttgaAGCAACTAGAGAGTACTTCAATGGAAGCTAAAACTGCACCTCCTCTGAAACAAATGTTCAACAATGCTGCTAGAACCGACTGGGACGTCTTAATGTACTTTAAGGAAGATAAACGTCCAAAATATTGTGAAATATTTGATGGACAAAAATTAATTCTAACATCATGGACTTCAATTACACAG TTCAATTTCCTCAAGAATTTTGtgggagaagaagaattttCATATTATTTGATG GAAAACGAAgtcattcaagaattatttgCATTTGTACCCTATTATGAAGAGGAAGAAACTCCATGTCTATATGAACCTATCGAAGAAAAG ATTGAAGCAAAGGTATATCTCCCTGGTACTCGAGGGAAAGATCCTGAACTATTAACAAGAAGTCAAATAAAGAAAGAGCGAGAACAG ACAAAGTCAATTATTGATAAATCAAGGACCAAACTTATGAATAAAAGGCGAACATTTGCAGAg GAGAGAAAAGGCAAGGGATATTTCGAAGAGGTTGAGAGTGCAGCAAGTCTGTTTGGACtacttttttag